The Brassica napus cultivar Da-Ae chromosome C7, Da-Ae, whole genome shotgun sequence genomic interval TGAATACAATTCAGTATTGTTTAAGGTAGTCTCAATGATGAGATTATGTGGTGAGGAAGTAACCCAGAAAGAGTTGCTTGATAAAACATTTTCCACGTTCCATTCAACAAACGTGTTTCTGCAACAgtagtatagagagagagaggcttcgcctcatacactgatctgatctcgtgcctgctCCTGGCCGAGGCTAATAATGAACTCCTGATgaaaaacagtgagatgagacccaTCGGAACATCATCATTACCAGAAGCCAATGAGGCTGGaaagaaagatcccaaagaaTGCAACCACGTCCATGATAATAAGAAGTCACACGGCAAAGGTCGAAGTAGATTCAAGGGACGTGGCCGTGACAGCTATGGCCGgcaaggaaaccacaataaccgtggtcgtggttccagctGTGGCCGAGGCAAttatggccgtggtcgaggtggcatatccaaaccgtcttactcgaccaaatcAACTTGTCACAAATGCGGGATAGAAAACCATTGGGCAAAGAATTGTAGAACCCCTAAACATCTATGTGAGCTCTATCAAGAGAGCcttaagaacaagaacccaGAAGCCCATATGGTTTATGATACCGTgtatgatgctgatgatgattcCGACCTTGAAAGGGACGACCTCTTGgattttgagacttctgattgtctcaaagaATAAAATCGACATCTTGTCTTATTGTTTTA includes:
- the LOC106383662 gene encoding zinc finger CCCH domain-containing protein 4-like, which gives rise to MRPIGTSSLPEANEAGKKDPKECNHVHDNKKSHGKGRSRFKGRGRDSYGRQGNHNNRGRGSSCGRGNYGRGRESLKNKNPEAHMVYDTVYDADDDSDLERDDLLDFETSDCLKE